The sequence below is a genomic window from Corythoichthys intestinalis isolate RoL2023-P3 chromosome 4, ASM3026506v1, whole genome shotgun sequence.
tcccttcaggacaaatgcggcttatctatgaacaaatgctgttttcgtctcaaatttggtgggtcgctACTTATAGTCAGGAGTGCctcatagtctgaaaattacattattttattttccttcattaaATAATTCATATTTTAGACGGGGTGTTAAGAAATATTGTCTCTAACACTtccaagcattttcaaggaTTTCAAGGACCCGTATGAACTCTGTTCCTGGGACGAACTCCCGctgtactgcattggcatcacagCAGCATCATACTGAAAGACGGCATCGGTACAGGACTCAGGTTGACTTTTGCCTGGCTTCTAGGTGAACTACCAGCAGACTGAAAAGGACTAAAATCACTTCCCTCAGCTCTTCAAAGGTGATGAGCCAAAGCACAAGCACCCTCACATAATAGTCACAAGCCATCAAGGAAATGTGGTTGCTGGGTCTTGCTTACTCAGCTTAGCAACAGCAGTTTTCCAGATACGGTATTAAAATGCAGGCATATTTTTCGGCAACTAATAAGAAAAAATGTGCCGAAGTTGCGCAGTATGAAATCTTCGAGATGACCACCGGTCACCCTTGTCCAAGATGGCTGCCAGTTACAATTTCCGCTGAAGAAGAAGCAATAGAAAAGGCGCAagaagaagagggaaaaaaaatttttgccacGGAAAGTTTTTATTCTGGTTAAGTATTGttgaatgtgtttatttagcggtcatattttgagatgttaGAACCTCTACTTTAAATAgtacagtgcatcacaaaagtgagtacacccctcgcatttctacagatatttaggtatatcttttcatgggacaacactgccaaaatgacacaatgaaaagtagtctgtgcagctaatataatcgagttaatttattttcccctcaaaataaagccattgagatctaaacccctggcaacaaaagtgagtacacccctttcaaaaaacatacatccctaaatgtccctattgagtactgcttgtcattttccttccaaaatgtcatgtgactcgttacaggagtgctgtcagcacatTGCTGCATAGATTACAGTGGTGGGGGGTCCGCctcttagtgctcagaccatacgctgcactctacatcaaattggtgtgcatggctatcaccccaggaggaagcctcttctgaagacggtacacaagaaagcccgcaaacagtttgctgaagacatgtcaacaaagcacatggatttctGGAACCACGTCCTATGGTGTGATGAGTTGGGCCgggtttcttgtgtaccgtcttcagaagaggcttgctcctagggtgacagccatgcacaccaattagatgtggtgcggcgtatggtctgagcactaagagGCAGACCCCCcacttcttcaatctctgcagcaatgccgaCAGcagtcctgtaacgagtcacatgacattttggagggaaaatgacaagcagtgctcaatttggacatttggggatgtagtttctaaggggtgtactcacttgtgttgcctggggtttagatataaatggctatattttgagttattttgaggggagaataaattattatataagctgcacacagactacttttcattgtgtcaaagtgtcattttgtcagtgttgtcccatgaaaatatatacttaaatatgtgcaaaaatgcgaggggtgtactcgctTTTGTGAAACACTGTAGATGAATCCACatgttaaagcggaagttcaggatttttgacattcgacttaatcttcgagttagcagaggTTTAGTTAgttagtggagttgatttcaacaagttccatttcgtttgcaagttatttgttagtttcagggctccggagtggctaagctagcgagtcaatggcaccattataagcatgccaataaaaaacacaacacatgcacacatgaaaatcatcgattACCAATGCAATCaaaagtgttggctatgttttcaggataaagttattaaaacttaccattgcatttcaataattgcagtatgaacagcaacatttgtaatccagaagttctgcagaggagcagggcggagtgatatcacatcgtttttttttttccacagctgATTTTTTATGTAGTAGCCTGCAGCAGGTGACCACTTTATAtttttcctcgttcttcatagagaatttgtggaaactttgctttgcctgtttcttctgtatgttaacacagcctctaaatgcacatttcgccaTGTTGCCGGCCGTTAGTCatactcagcagactgatgctgcattcgaggaacgtGCGAAGTCAGGGTTTCCAACCTCTGATCTGGAAAAATGTCATTAGTactcctccactatttgatcacatatgagaagtcaggtttgttggaggtcaaaatgtcttttgaaggccaaaataaaaaaacaacttgtggcgatcagccatctttgctgtttacgtTCGCTTGGAATGCTTAAAGGTGCCATTTACTCGcattagcttagccactccggagctctGAAACTAACATAACTTGCAAACGAAACGGAATTTCTCGAAAACAACTTCACCAACTagctaaacccctgctaactcaaagattaagcctaaatgTCAAAAAACCTGACTTTCCACTTTAAACAGCAAAAGCAGCCAGGTTTTGAAGTTTTATGAACAGGGAAATTGACATGAGCAGTATATATAGACGTTAGCTTTGTAGGCTAACAGGCTCTGCTAGCTGTGCTAAGTAATTACCACATGAGCTAAGCTAAAGTAGTCATGTGCAGTGGCCGTTCCTGTCACAGGTGAGTTAGGCAGTTACCCGTGGAGCCTAATAGCTAGGGGTGGAGCTTAGGAGCACACAAGTGATTGTCTACTAGCACCCGCTCGACTGATAGTCTCGAGGGGAGTGCTACTGATTCTCCGCAAGCAAATGTCCCAACCTCATGGCCATTCCTGGACATTCCCCGATGATTCGGCTATAAGGGACACAGGCTCGTCCTCGTCTGAATCAAACTCCACATTGTCGTCTTTCACCCAGCGGCCACTTGGGTCTCGCAGCCACCCGTCACTACAAGCAAAAACAGTTTGTTTAGCGTCCATGTATGAAATCATGGCGACTGAAAGTCAAAAAGAGGTTGTGAACCTTTTCAATTTGAGATAATGCTCCAACTCTTGTCTCCTCTGAGCTGACATGGGTTCAGATGTTGACGCTGCCAGGGGGCGCCCTCGTGTGGTGTTGGTTGACTTCTCACTTTCTGTATAAAACCAAACCAATTCCTTTCATACAGTAATCTAGAGTTGGATTACAGTTTTAAAAGTAAACATTACCTGTCGGGACGAGAACCTTGTTTGACTCTGCAATCCCACAAGGTGGCACCGTATGCTGAAATAGACTTTTGCTGTTTGCTGGcgctttttcagttttagtgctaaaacaaaataaaagacaTCAATTACGTATCACTTGGGATTTTTGTGGGACTACACGACGCATGTATGTGGCGTGCCTGGTTTTACGATGGCAGCTGTTATACGGGCCGGTCTTCAGCAAAGCGTGATGAGTCAGCTTCCGCGTTTGTGCTAGTAAAGGTGCTGCTAAAGTTGATccttcctgaaaaaagggaatcAACTACCATGACAAGGTCTGTTAGGAAGTGCAATTTTGAGACGCTTACTTGCTGCTGGTCTTCGGCTTGGGTGAAGATTTCTTGTTTCCGTTTTGTTATTTCATGCTTGAGCTGAGCCTTCTTACCATAGAACGCTTTTAAACCTTAaaacatacataaaaatcgTATTCCATAATCTATTTATCATCCAAACAGTATCAAATTCATGAATTGATGACACTATGACTGTTGTTATTCTGATAGATGCCCAATAGTGTTGTATTTTTCACAGTTTTGCTGTAATTTCAAATGAGTTTTTCACTAAAAACGTCCAAGCcatttcccacttcaaatagattggacgtctatcgctgtcaatgagtTAACGCACCTTCTAGATGTCTTTTACCTTTCCTGTGTACTGTCAACATGTCAACAGTGTCAAACACTGGGCGGAAGTGGCACACAAGACAAGTGtacctataaaaaaaaatatatttgttgcgTAAACTGAGTTTATGTAAACTAGAATGACTGTAGACAGTATGgtcagttgttgttgtttacgtTTTACCTTCCATTGCTCAAAAGTGTTGCTTCGTCGTCTGGAATAAAGTTTGACAGTAGGTCCGCGACGCGTCGTTTCTGCGAACAAAAAAGTCGTAATAATGCATTCTATAAGTTGAGTTTGTTATTGTTGTATTTACGTTGAATTCAAGTAACGCTTCTGCTAGCATTAGCTATCTTAGCATCTTGCATTATGTATCGATTGACAAAAAAACACGCTATAATAATAACGACTTACCTTGAGGATATTTAGTTGACTCTTATCGTCGCCTTCGCGTTTAAAAGACATAATTATTTTGTAAAGCAAAGCAAAACGTTTAGCATCTCCACAGATTCAAATTTGATACTATCCGGCGAGAATCATGTGACATTCAAAGTCACTGTAACATTAgaattactgttttaaaaagtacatttttttactGGATAGTAGATACCTACGAATTACAACAGAAATTTCTTTAAATATATCACTGATTAAATGTTTTCCTTCGAAAGTGTTTATACTTTAAGGCCGTCATTTAATTCATACTAAATAAACAGCAACGTGTGCTAGTGAAGGCATCATGCGCAACGCATCATGGGAACTCCTGTCAACATTAGCTGATGCTAAGATTATTctacaaaaaataacattagcGCTATAATGTAGCGAGGCAATATGAGGATATTCAATGAAATTTGCCTTGATAGTTTTCCCCCCCctcttttaaataaatgactttATCGTGAATGCAGtttttttgaagtttttgaacttTTGAAGCCGAGTTTAGCCTTTTTGTTAGCGGTCGGGCAGACGAGTAATGTGGCGTTTAAGGTAAGAgtaaattttgcttttcaatATCGGAAACTTTATCACCATGTGACTAACCTtcaaatatatttgatattagtGAAAAGATCAATATCGGAAACTTTATCACCAAGTGAATAAccttcaaatatattttatattagtgAAAAGAATTGTTTAATCAAAatttcaatgtttaaaaatgacTGACGTTATTGTACAGCCACAAAAGTGGTACATATACCATGT
It includes:
- the scnm1 gene encoding sodium channel modifier 1 isoform X1 → MSFKREGDDKSQLNILKKRRVADLLSNFIPDDEATLLSNGRYTCLVCHFRPVFDTVDMLTVHRKGKRHLEGLKAFYGKKAQLKHEITKRKQEIFTQAEDQQQEGSTLAAPLLAQTRKLTHHALLKTGPYNSCHRKTSTKTEKAPANSKSLFQHTVPPCGIAESNKVLVPTESEKSTNTTRGRPLAASTSEPMSAQRRQELEHYLKLKSDGWLRDPSGRWVKDDNVEFDSDEDEPVSLIAESSGNVQEWP
- the scnm1 gene encoding sodium channel modifier 1 isoform X2, which produces MSFKREGDDKSQLNILKKRRVADLLSNFIPDDEATLLSNGRYTCLVCHFRPVFDTVDMLTVHRKGLKAFYGKKAQLKHEITKRKQEIFTQAEDQQQEGSTLAAPLLAQTRKLTHHALLKTGPYNSCHRKTSTKTEKAPANSKSLFQHTVPPCGIAESNKVLVPTESEKSTNTTRGRPLAASTSEPMSAQRRQELEHYLKLKSDGWLRDPSGRWVKDDNVEFDSDEDEPVSLIAESSGNVQEWP